Proteins found in one Clostridium kluyveri DSM 555 genomic segment:
- a CDS encoding ATP-binding protein, whose translation MNIAVLSGKGGTGKTTVSTNIALALKANYVDCDVEEPNGFLFLKPHIEKTEQVKVEYPFIDDEKCISCGLCVEVCEFNALAKVKGDIILFQKLCHGCGACKIICKQNALSYRHRETGKIEKGYAKNIKCLRGVLNVGEPMAVPVIKQLLENVPEGVNIIDCSPGTSCNVVNTIKYAKGAMLVTEPTEFGFHDLKMAVELVKIFNIPFGIIINKDNGEDNIIRKYCKEENIPLIGSIVYSKNIAEIYSKGDILYNNAKYKKLFDHMAESVLEVLKWN comes from the coding sequence TTGAATATAGCAGTATTAAGTGGAAAAGGAGGTACGGGTAAAACTACTGTGTCTACAAATATTGCCCTTGCATTAAAGGCTAATTATGTGGATTGTGATGTAGAAGAACCAAATGGATTCTTATTTTTGAAACCGCATATTGAAAAGACAGAACAGGTTAAGGTAGAATACCCATTTATAGATGATGAAAAATGTATTTCCTGTGGCTTATGTGTAGAAGTCTGTGAATTCAATGCCCTTGCAAAGGTTAAAGGTGATATTATATTATTTCAAAAGCTATGTCATGGTTGTGGTGCCTGTAAAATTATATGTAAGCAGAATGCATTGAGTTATAGGCATAGAGAGACGGGGAAAATAGAAAAAGGTTATGCAAAAAATATAAAATGTCTAAGGGGAGTACTCAATGTAGGAGAACCTATGGCAGTACCTGTAATAAAGCAGCTTTTAGAAAATGTGCCAGAAGGAGTAAATATAATTGACTGCAGCCCGGGTACATCCTGTAATGTAGTAAATACTATAAAGTATGCAAAAGGTGCAATGCTTGTTACAGAACCAACTGAATTTGGATTTCATGATCTTAAAATGGCAGTAGAACTGGTTAAAATATTTAATATTCCTTTTGGAATAATTATAAATAAGGATAATGGTGAAGACAATATAATAAGAAAGTATTGTAAAGAAGAAAATATACCTTTAATAGGCAGCATTGTTTATAGTAAGAATATAGCTGAAATCTATTCTAAGGGAGATATTTTATATAATAACGCTAAATATAAAAAATTATTTGATCACATGGCAGAAAGTGTATTGGAGGTGCTAAAGTGGAACTAG
- a CDS encoding NifB/NifX family molybdenum-iron cluster-binding protein: MKIAISAHGVEIDSLLDVRFGRCKYFQIHDTEGEEIKVLENKGQFSGGGAGIAAAQQVLDENVDVIITGNLGPNAFKIINKSGIKVYKCESITVSSVLEKFEKGELKELTQSGPAHHGI, encoded by the coding sequence ATGAAAATAGCAATTTCAGCACATGGTGTAGAAATAGATAGTTTGTTGGATGTGAGATTTGGAAGATGTAAGTATTTTCAAATTCATGATACTGAAGGGGAAGAAATTAAGGTATTGGAAAATAAAGGTCAATTTTCAGGAGGAGGTGCTGGTATTGCAGCGGCACAACAAGTACTTGATGAAAATGTAGACGTTATAATTACTGGAAATTTAGGGCCTAATGCCTTTAAAATCATTAACAAATCAGGAATTAAAGTTTATAAGTGTGAAAGCATTACTGTGAGTTCTGTTTTAGAAAAATTTGAAAAAGGTGAACTTAAAGAGTTAACACAGTCAGGACCGGCGCATCATGGAATTTAA